One part of the Nitrospinota bacterium genome encodes these proteins:
- a CDS encoding efflux RND transporter periplasmic adaptor subunit: MSDNTPDTEGAGKASRRQNMKFVYTIILSLVIGLGYFLRGPIAGIFTGSKKSEAPATAGQATPKKERKILYWYDPMLADFKSGKPGKSPMGMDLIPKYEDDGGGEGIVKIDPAVVQTIGVRTADVKRMDIAKIIRAAGVVTYDETRLAKIQGKVSGWIEKLYFNTTGQWVSRDGILLELYSPDLVTAQEEFLLALKYRNTLKEGGADKTVAEGGEQLYESALRRLQLLDVPAHQIAELSADRKVKKTLHIHSPVSGVITKKEVIQGMFVEPNTILYEIADLSTVWVNADIFEYEMSYVKVGQKAVLSLTAFPGREFTGKISYVFPFLDPKTRSVKARVEFSNPKGEIKPDMYGSVMIDAGVARDALAVPAEAVLKTGVRDMVFLDKGEGKFEPREVRAGMAGDGMTQIISGLAEGEKVVVSAQFLIDSESKLREAAGKMGGNAAPGHAGHEGMTQPAPVPDHKAHEAVSRPAAEPQKAQSAPHKHGSAATGEAQPEKERKILYWYDPMLADFKSDKPGKSPMGMEMIPKYEDEDDAGKKDHSGHEGMDHSKPEGTDHTNHEGMDHSTHEGMDHSKNSDSPK, translated from the coding sequence ATGAGTGACAATACGCCGGACACGGAAGGCGCGGGGAAAGCGTCCCGCCGCCAGAACATGAAGTTCGTTTACACCATCATTTTAAGCCTGGTCATCGGGCTCGGCTATTTCTTGCGCGGCCCGATAGCCGGCATTTTCACCGGATCGAAAAAGAGCGAAGCGCCCGCCACGGCCGGACAGGCCACGCCCAAAAAGGAGCGCAAGATACTTTACTGGTACGATCCGATGCTGGCGGATTTCAAGTCCGGCAAGCCTGGCAAGTCCCCCATGGGGATGGACCTGATACCCAAGTATGAGGACGACGGGGGAGGGGAGGGGATTGTAAAAATAGACCCCGCCGTGGTCCAGACCATCGGCGTGCGGACCGCCGATGTCAAACGTATGGACATCGCCAAGATCATCCGCGCCGCCGGTGTTGTGACGTATGACGAGACCAGGCTCGCCAAAATCCAGGGCAAAGTGTCCGGCTGGATAGAAAAACTTTATTTTAACACCACCGGCCAATGGGTGAGCAGGGACGGGATATTGCTGGAACTGTACAGCCCGGACCTGGTGACGGCGCAGGAGGAGTTCCTGCTGGCGCTAAAATACCGTAACACGTTAAAGGAAGGGGGCGCGGACAAGACCGTGGCCGAAGGGGGCGAACAGCTTTACGAATCGGCCCTGCGGCGGCTTCAACTGCTGGACGTTCCCGCCCACCAGATCGCCGAGCTTTCAGCGGACCGCAAAGTGAAAAAAACGCTGCACATACACTCGCCGGTGAGCGGAGTTATCACTAAAAAGGAGGTCATCCAGGGGATGTTCGTGGAGCCGAACACCATCCTGTACGAAATTGCCGACCTGTCCACGGTGTGGGTGAACGCGGACATATTCGAATATGAAATGTCTTATGTGAAGGTGGGGCAGAAGGCTGTGCTGAGCCTCACGGCATTCCCCGGCAGGGAGTTTACCGGGAAGATAAGCTACGTTTTCCCGTTTTTGGACCCCAAGACCCGCTCGGTGAAGGCGCGGGTGGAGTTCTCCAATCCGAAAGGGGAGATCAAGCCGGACATGTACGGCTCTGTGATGATAGACGCCGGGGTGGCGCGTGACGCGCTGGCCGTGCCTGCCGAGGCGGTGCTAAAGACCGGCGTGCGGGACATGGTGTTCCTGGACAAAGGAGAAGGGAAGTTTGAGCCGCGCGAGGTGAGGGCGGGGATGGCGGGGGACGGGATGACGCAAATCATCTCCGGGCTTGCCGAAGGGGAGAAGGTGGTGGTGTCGGCCCAGTTCCTGATAGATTCGGAGTCCAAACTGCGTGAAGCGGCGGGAAAGATGGGTGGAAACGCCGCGCCCGGCCACGCTGGCCACGAGGGGATGACGCAACCGGCTCCGGTCCCGGATCATAAGGCGCATGAAGCGGTAAGCCGGCCGGCCGCGGAACCGCAGAAGGCTCAATCCGCGCCTCACAAGCATGGCTCCGCCGCCACGGGAGAGGCCCAGCCGGAGAAGGAGCGCAAAATCCTTTACTGGTACGACCCGATGCTGGCCGATTTCAAAAGCGACAAGCCGGGAAAATCCCCCATGGGCATGGAAATGATCCCAAAATACGAGGACGAGGATGACGCCGGGAAAAAGGACCATTCCGGCCACGAAGGGATGGACCACTCCAAACCTGAAGGGACAGATCACACAAACCACGAAGGAATGGACCATTCCACCCATGAGGGTATGGACCATTCAAAAAATAGCGATTCGCCCAAGTGA